A genomic region of Zalophus californianus isolate mZalCal1 chromosome 1, mZalCal1.pri.v2, whole genome shotgun sequence contains the following coding sequences:
- the PCP2 gene encoding Purkinje cell protein 2 homolog isoform X1 — translation MMDQEEKVDRSLAPYVKAGSPDQEGFFNLLSHVQGDRMEEQRCSLQAGPDPTSESQSGPAPEMDSLMDMLASTQGRRMDDQRVTVSTLPGFQPIGPKDGAQKRAGTLSPQPLLTPQDPTALSFRRNSSPQPQTQAP, via the exons ATGATGGACCAGGAAGAGAAGGTGGACAGGAGCTTGGCCCCCTACGTCAAG GCTGGCTCTCCAGATCAGGAGGGCTTCTTCAACCTGCTGAGCCACGTGCAGGGTGACCGGATGGAGGAGCAGCGGTGCTCGCTGCAGGCAGGGCCAGATCCGACCTCCGAGAGCC AGAGTGGCCCTGCACCTGAGATGGACAGTCTCATGGACATGCTGGCCAGTACCCAGGGCCGCCGTATGGATGACCAGCGTGTGACAGTCAGCACCCTGCCTGGCTTCCAGCCCATAGGCCCCAAG GACGGAGCGCAGAAACGAGCCGGGACGCTCAGCCCCCaacccctcctcacccctcaaGACCCGACTGCCCTCAGCTTCCGTCGGAACAGCAGCCCCCAACCCCAGACACAAGCCCCCTGA
- the PCP2 gene encoding Purkinje cell protein 2 homolog isoform X2: protein MAGSPDQEGFFNLLSHVQGDRMEEQRCSLQAGPDPTSESQSGPAPEMDSLMDMLASTQGRRMDDQRVTVSTLPGFQPIGPKDGAQKRAGTLSPQPLLTPQDPTALSFRRNSSPQPQTQAP, encoded by the exons ATG GCTGGCTCTCCAGATCAGGAGGGCTTCTTCAACCTGCTGAGCCACGTGCAGGGTGACCGGATGGAGGAGCAGCGGTGCTCGCTGCAGGCAGGGCCAGATCCGACCTCCGAGAGCC AGAGTGGCCCTGCACCTGAGATGGACAGTCTCATGGACATGCTGGCCAGTACCCAGGGCCGCCGTATGGATGACCAGCGTGTGACAGTCAGCACCCTGCCTGGCTTCCAGCCCATAGGCCCCAAG GACGGAGCGCAGAAACGAGCCGGGACGCTCAGCCCCCaacccctcctcacccctcaaGACCCGACTGCCCTCAGCTTCCGTCGGAACAGCAGCCCCCAACCCCAGACACAAGCCCCCTGA
- the LOC113917165 gene encoding protein PET100 homolog, mitochondrial — protein sequence MGVKLEVFRMTLYLTFPVAMFWIANQAEWFEDYVIQRKRELWPPEKEDQRRELEEFKERLRKQREEKLLRAAQQSS from the exons ATGGGAGTGAAGCTGGAGGTGTTTCGG ATGACGCTCTACCTCACCTTCCCTGTGGCTATGTTCTGGATTGCCAATCAGGCCGAGTGGTTTGAGGACTATGTCATACAGCGCAAG AGGGAGCTGTGGCCACCTGAGAAAGAGGACCAG CGCCGGGAGTTAGAAGAATTCAAAGAGAGGCTACGGAAGCAGCGGGAGGAGAAGCTCCTTCGTGCTGCCCAGCAGAGCTCCTGA